A window from Telopea speciosissima isolate NSW1024214 ecotype Mountain lineage chromosome 8, Tspe_v1, whole genome shotgun sequence encodes these proteins:
- the LOC122671034 gene encoding exocyst complex component EXO70B1-like: MAATTDGDERVMAAAQQILKSLGTRKDDTEDMIFILSSFDNRLSAITDLLSKSGGAAGLSRNEERLEAAEKIVRRWDSKSDTPHHHCSPWEDSPDEAAEYLFAVDEILRLTEDLTLTSDGGVMDRAESVLQLAMSRLEDEFRHILIRNTVPLDAGRLYGLIRRLSLSFTSNDGDVDDIENSVEEEHESFSEGRGGSFGDNLCVDLVNPDAIADLKEIADRMIRSRYEKECCQVYSSVRRDVLQECLSILGIEKLSIEEVQKIEWRFLDEKMKKWIHAVKIVIRVLFPGEKRLCEQVFGDSELIRDVCFTEGAKGCMMQLLNFGEAIAIGQRSPERLSRILDMYEALSVALPELQVLFSDDSGDFVYGEAHGILARLGEAAKGAFAELQNAVQSEASRKQKPNQGEIHPVTRYVMNYMKLLVDYSDSLNQLLEDSVDGVEGGDNNLQLPSMSPVGRRLLSLISSLESNLEEKSKLYEDSAMQNIFLMNNILYIVQKVKDSELGKLLGDQWVRKRRGQIRQYSTGYLRASWSKVLSCLKDEGIGGGGSSSNVSKPALKERFKNFNLCFEEIYRTQTAWKVPDPQLREELRILISEKVIPAYRAFLGRFGNHLDSGRNAGKYIKYTPEDLEDYLLDLFEGSPGVIHNPRRKIST; encoded by the coding sequence atGGCGGCGACCACTGATGGAGATGAGAGAGTCATGGCTGCGGCTCAGCAAATTTTGAAGAGTTTGGGTACTCGAAAAGATGATACGGAAGATatgatttttatcctctccagCTTTGATAATCGCCTCTCTGCCATCACCGATTTGCTTTCTAAAAGTGGTGGCGCCGCAGGTCTAAGCAGGAACGAAGAGCGGTTGGAAGCAGCGGAGAAGATTGTTCGTCGGTGGGACTCTAAGTCTGATACCCCACACCACCACTGTTCACCTTGGGAGGATTCCCCTGATGAAGCAGCAGAATACCTCTTTGCTGTTGATGAGATTCTGCGGTTGACTGAGGATCTGACTCTTACTTCGGATGGTGGAGTTATGGACCGAGCTGAGAGTGTTCTGCAGCTGGCGATGTCGCGGCTGGAGGACGAGTTTCGCCACATCCTCATACGCAACACGGTTCCTCTGGATGCCGGACGGCTTTATGGTTTGATCCGTAGACTATCCCTTTCTTTCACGTCGAATGATGGAGATGTTGACGACATAGAGAACTCCGTGGAGGAAGAACATGAGAGTTTCTCCGAGGGGAGAGGTGGGAGTTTTGGGGACAATCTCTGTGTGGATTTGGTCAACCCAGATGCCATCGCCGACCTCAAGGAGATCGCTGACAGGATGATCAGGTCGAGGTATGAGAAGGAGTGCTGTCAAGTTTACAGTAGCGTCCGCAGGGATGTTCTGCAGGAGTGTTTATCAATTCTTGGTATTGAGAAGTTGAGCATTGAGGAAGTACAGAAAATCGAGTGGAGGTTCTTGGATGAGAAAATGAAGAAGTGGATTCATGCTGTAAAGATTGTAATTCGGGTTCTTTTTCCTGGTGAAAAGCGACTTTGTGAACAAGTTTTTGGTGACTCGGAGCTGATCAGGGACGTGTGCTTTACCGAGGGTGCAAAGGGATGTATGATGCAGCTATTGAATTTTGGGGAGGCAATTGCAATTGGACAGCGTTCGCCGGAGAGGCTGTCTCGGATACTTGACATGTATGAAGCTTTATCTGTTGCATTGCCAGAATTGCAGGTGTTGTTTTCCGATGATTCAGGGGATTTTGTCTACGGTGAGGCACATGGCATACTGGCTAGGCTTGGCGAGGCTGCAAAAGGCGCATTTGCAGAGCTTCAGAATGCAGTTCAGAGTGAGGCTTCTCGGAAACAGAAACCAAATCAAGGTGAAATTCATCCAGTGACACGTTATGTGATGAACTATATGAAGCTTCTTGTAGACTATAGTGATTCACTGAATCAACTTCTAGAAGACAGTGTGGACGGTGTGGAAGGGGGTGACAACAATTTGCAACTACCCAGCATGTCTCCTGTGGGCCGCCGGTTGCTGTCATTGATTTCATCTCTGGAATCAAACCTTGAAGAGAAGTCAAAACTCTATGAGGATAGTGCAATGCAAAATATATTCTTGATGAATAATATTCTTTATATAGTTCAAAAAGTTAAAGACTCTGAGCTTGGCAAGCTTTTGGGAGATCAATGGGTCCGCAAGCGACGTGGCCAGATACGCCAGTATTCCACTGGTTATCTCAGAGCTTCTTGGAGCAAAGTATTGTCTTGTTTGAAGGATGAAGGGATTGGGGGTGGTGGGAGCTCAAGTAATGTATCCAAGCCGGCTCTgaaggaaaggttcaagaacttTAACCTGTGTTTTGAAGAAATTTATAGGACTCAGACAGCTTGGAAGGTCCCAGATCCTCAGCTACGGGAGGAGCTTCGAATTTTAATATCAGAGAAAGTCATTCCGGCATACCGTGCATTTTTGGGGAGGTTCGGGAATCATCTAGACAGTGGAAGGAATGCAGGGAAATACATAAAGTACACTCCAGAGGACTTGGAGGACTATCTTTTAGATCTATTTGAAGGATCTCCTGGAGTAATCCAcaatccaaggagaaaaataagTACGTAG